A region from the Bacteroidota bacterium genome encodes:
- a CDS encoding multicopper oxidase domain-containing protein — protein sequence MKRRNFIRVGGMATAYTMFGGAVSSFISSCRKTNMMDMQGEPVTVIEGNFDSVLSIPPAVGNSPQLTAQQTTHSIFQNKYSIVLGYQDNSILGPTIKINSGETVNALLQNNLSEPTNIHWHGLMTPASMDGHPEDVISPGSSFNYNFPVSQRAAMHWYHPHPHCFTAKQAFKGLAGVFIVNDTEEQILNLPSGSFEIPLVIQDKRVFPDYALDYSPNQGEIMSGYMGPYVTVNGVYSPYLNVNKRNYRVRVLNGSNARIYNLALSNGAPFSVIGSDGGLLTTPQAVSSLLLGPGERADLIINFGAFSVGTDVHLINKTFSGGTAQGMQEFKIIKFTISQNDTDTFVLPGTLSVINLIPATSASQTRVFEIGTMNMNGMGGHGGINMGGMMHTINGKTYDPDRIDETVLAGATEIWVFDNSSGEEPHPMHIHGIQFQVLDRTGGRNSIIATESGWKDTVLVMPREKVRVIMTFSQNKGKYVLHCHNLEHEDNGMMLQFEIA from the coding sequence ATGAAGCGAAGAAATTTTATACGAGTAGGTGGAATGGCAACTGCTTATACGATGTTTGGAGGGGCTGTTTCATCCTTTATTTCATCATGCAGAAAAACCAATATGATGGATATGCAGGGAGAGCCCGTTACAGTCATAGAAGGAAATTTTGATTCGGTTTTATCCATTCCGCCAGCAGTCGGTAATTCTCCGCAATTAACAGCGCAACAAACTACGCATTCTATTTTTCAGAATAAATATTCTATCGTACTCGGCTACCAAGACAATAGTATTCTCGGCCCTACAATAAAAATAAATTCCGGGGAGACAGTAAATGCACTTCTTCAAAACAATCTTTCCGAGCCCACAAATATTCACTGGCATGGGTTAATGACACCCGCTTCGATGGACGGACATCCCGAAGATGTAATAAGTCCGGGTAGCTCATTCAATTACAATTTCCCTGTGTCGCAGCGGGCTGCAATGCATTGGTATCACCCCCATCCGCATTGTTTCACAGCAAAACAGGCATTCAAAGGACTGGCGGGTGTCTTTATCGTGAATGATACAGAGGAACAGATATTGAATCTTCCTTCAGGCAGTTTTGAAATACCTCTTGTCATCCAGGACAAACGTGTATTTCCTGATTACGCGTTGGATTATTCTCCGAATCAGGGAGAAATCATGTCTGGCTATATGGGGCCGTATGTTACCGTGAATGGTGTTTATTCCCCTTATCTGAACGTGAATAAGCGCAACTACCGGGTAAGAGTTCTGAACGGCTCTAATGCGCGAATTTATAATCTTGCTCTCAGTAACGGTGCTCCTTTCTCAGTGATTGGCTCGGATGGAGGATTGCTTACAACTCCGCAAGCGGTTTCATCTCTTTTACTCGGCCCTGGAGAACGGGCAGATCTGATAATAAATTTCGGAGCATTTTCTGTCGGCACAGATGTTCATCTTATCAACAAAACATTTTCTGGTGGTACAGCACAAGGTATGCAGGAATTCAAAATAATAAAGTTCACCATTTCGCAAAATGATACAGACACATTTGTTCTTCCGGGAACATTATCAGTAATTAATCTTATTCCGGCAACTTCTGCATCGCAAACAAGAGTATTCGAAATCGGAACCATGAACATGAATGGAATGGGAGGACACGGAGGAATAAATATGGGTGGAATGATGCATACGATAAATGGGAAGACATACGACCCGGACAGGATTGATGAAACGGTTCTGGCAGGTGCAACGGAAATATGGGTTTTTGACAATTCCTCTGGCGAAGAGCCGCACCCGATGCATATTCATGGAATACAATTTCAAGTCCTCGACCGCACGGGTGGAAGAAATTCTATTATTGCTACGGAATCAGGCTGGAAGGATACAGTTTTGGTTATGCCGAGAGAAAAGGTGCGGGTGATTATGACTTTTTCTCAGAATAAAGGAAAATATGTTTTGCACTGCCATAATCTTGAGCATGAAGATAACGGCATGATGCTTCAATTCGAAATCGCATAA